The following are encoded together in the Zingiber officinale cultivar Zhangliang chromosome 8A, Zo_v1.1, whole genome shotgun sequence genome:
- the LOC122010429 gene encoding uncharacterized protein LOC122010429, which yields MEFFARAKAVRLRSHHDKYLAAEDDEERVAQDRDGSSRNARWTVERVDTAPHVLRFRSCYGRYLTASNEPFLLGVTGKKVTQTLPARLDSSLEWEPVRDGARVKLMTRYGNYLRGNGGLPPWRNSVTHDVPHRTVTQEWVFWDVDVVEVLHTPPSAPGYKAAASSSEKLPKLEVQPNPPSTPDPIAVPPSSEKLSRLESLDSFSAPVHKVEGRSVFYAIADDAGNVDDSVEWPHLTFKGTSVLELTERLKEETKIDDIIVCTRNPLNQHLIPLFLHLPPNNVKIRLVVVDANSKVAKNFNI from the exons ATGGAGTTCTTCGCCCGGGCGAAGGCAGTGCGGCTGCGGAGCCACCACGACAAGTACCTGGCAGCAGAAGACGACGAGGAGCGCGTCGCCCAGGACCGCGACGGATCGTCCCGAAATGCCAGGTGGACCGTGGAGCGCGTCGACACTGCCCCTCACGTCCTCCGCTTCCGCAGCTGCTATGGCCGCTACCTCACCGCCTCCAACGAGCCCTTCCTCCTCGGCGTCACCGGGAAGAAGGTCACGCAGACCCTCCCCGCCCGCCTCGATTCCTCCCTCGAGTGGGAGCCTGTCCGGGACGGCGCCAGGGTCAAGCTCATGACCCGATACGGTAACTACCTTCGTGGCAACGGCGGTCTTCCCCCATGGCGCAACTCCGTCACCCACGACGTCCCTCACCGGACTGTGACCCAGGAGTGGGTCTTCTGGGATGTGGACGTCGTCGAGGTCCTGCACACTCCGCCTTCCGCTCCTGGTTACAAGGCTGCGGCGTCCTCATCGGAGAAATTGCCTAAATTGGAGGTCCAACCCAATCCGCCTTCCACCCCTGATCCGATAGCTGTGCCGCCCTCGTCGGAGAAATTGTCCAGATTGGAG TCATTGGATTCTTTTTCTGCTCCAGTGCACAAAGTTGAAGGTAGGAGTGTGTTCTATGCCATTGCAGATGATGCTGGAAATGTGGATGACAGTGTGGAGTGGCCTCATTTGACTTTCAAAGGGACGAGCGTACTCGAATTGACGGAAAGGTTGAAGGAGGAAACGAAGATTGATGATATTATTGTGTGCACCCGGAACCCGCTGAACCAGCACCTCATACCTCTTTTTCTGCACTTGCCACCCAATAATGTGAAAATACGACTTGTGGTCGTCGATGCCAATTCAAAAG TTGCGAAGAACTTCAACATTTAA